In Kwoniella pini CBS 10737 chromosome 5, complete sequence, the following are encoded in one genomic region:
- a CDS encoding isoleucine-tRNA ligase, with the protein MYLCSASKPIHLPTSEQDVLQYWADIDAFKTSQKLSEGKPEYSFYDGPPFATGKPHYGHLLAGTIKDVVTRHAHSTGHHVERRFGWDTHGLPVEHEIDKTLNIKGKDDVMAMGIDKYNAACREIVMRYSGEWKTTVERMGRWIDFDTGYKTLDPTFMESVWWVFGQLWQKGQVYRGLKVMPYSTGCTTPLSNFEAGEDYRMTSDPTVTVSFPLVDDPSTSLLAWTTTPYTLPSNLGLCVHPDFTYIKIYDFERDQNFILLESLLGTVYKELAPGAKKPKDKKDEKPKFKKVGQFLGKDMVGWRYIPMFDHFTEQYEDRAFRVLSDTYVTDSSGTGIVHQAPAFGDDDHRIAVAHGVVRDDEIPPCPIDESGKFTAEVPEYQGRYVKEADATIIKDLAKKGRLIARSDIMHSYPFCWRSGTPLIYRAVPSWFVRVANISDKLVANNEKTRWVPASVGEGRFGGWIRNARDWNISRNRYWGTPIPLWVSEDYEEIVAVGSIAELEQLSGVPNITDLHRESIDNITIPSKQGKGTLRRIEEVFDCWFESGSMPYAQSHFPFENKERFEKSYPADFVSEGIDQTRGWFYTLLVLGTHLYDTAPWKNLIVTGLVLASDGKKMSKKLKNYPDPLEVVNKYGADCVRLFLVNSPVVRGDNLRFREEGVREILANVILKWINSLNFYIGQAELFERTTGEKFVYDHDAPKSSNVMDRWILATCQTLIQHVDTEMGAYRLYTVIPRLLDFIADLTNWYIRFNRVRLKGAGGVDDTKAALNTLYEALYTLCLTMSSFTPYTSEIVYQALRPTSPTPKDSKQDVRSIHFLPFPTVRQEYFDPVIERQVQRMRAVIELGRLIRDRKTLPIKTPLKDLTIFHHDQEYLDDVKSLETYISAELNVVNIIYTCDEEKVGIKYRASADYPTLGKKLRKDLSKVKNAIPNLSTEECKLYLSEKKLLVNGVELIEGDLNITRFAKLLNEEGKIDKFESASDNDVIIILDIQKHSELESMALLRILTSRVNKLRKEANLKPSDKINLFYEIDLQKESNSENSLNLAINQNSNYLLKTLGTIPIELNQKSDNDNNDILITEKIIKDLDDLNESDRYVLSLSLVQ; encoded by the exons ATGTACCTCTGCTCAGCCTCCAAACCTATCCATCTTCCCACATCTGAGCAAGATGTCCTACAATATTGGGCAGATATTGACGCCTTCAAAACATCTCAAAAGCTATCCGAGGGTAAACCCGAATACAGTTTCTATGATGGTCCGCCTTTCGCTACTGGTAAACCCCATTACGGACACTTACTTGCCGGTACCATCAAG GATGTTGTCACGCGACATGCTCATTCAACAGGACATCATGTAGAAAGACGATTCGGATGGGATACCCACGGTTTACCAGTTGAACATGAGATTGACAAAACTCTCAACATTAAAGGGAAAGACGATGTCATGGCTATGGGGATTGATAAATATAACGCAGCATGTAGAGAAATCGTAATGAGGTATTCTGGCGAATGGAAAACAACAGTAGAGAGAATGGGTAGATGGATCGATTTCGACACTGGATACAAAACACTTGATCCTACTTTCATGGAGAGTGTTTGGTGGGTGTTCGGTCAATTATGGCAAAAAGGTCAAGTTTACAGAGGATTGAAAGTCATGCCTTATTCAACTGGATGTACTACACCTTTGAGTAATTTCGAGGCTGGAGAAGACTACCGAATGACTTCGGACCCTACCG TGACTGTATCCTTCCCACTTGTGGACGACCCTTCAACATCCCTTCTCGCATGGACCACCACCCCATACACCCTTCCATCCAACCTGGGCCTTTGTGTCCATCCCGATTTCACATATATCAAGATCTACGACTTCGAGCGTGATCAGAATTTCATCCTTCTCGAATCATTGCTTGGTACGGTATATAAGGAATTAGCTCCTGGAGCCAAGAAGCCAAAGGAcaagaaggatgaaaaaCCTAAATTCAAGAAAGTCGGTCAATTCTTAGGTAAAGATATGGTTGGATGGAGATATATCCCCATGTTCGACCATTTCACCGaacaa TACGAGGATCGAGCATTCCGAGTTCTTTCCGACACTTACGTTACCGATTCTTCTGGTACTGGTATCGTACATCAAGCTCCCGCCTTCGGTGATGACGATCACAGAATCGCAGTAGCTCACGGTGTTGTTCGAGACGACGAGATTCCTCCCTGCCCTATCGATGAATCTGGGAAATTTACTGCGGAAGTACCAGAATACCAAGGAAGATACGTTAAAGAAGCCGACGCAACTATCATCAAAGACCTCGCCAAAAAAGGACGACTTATCGCTCGATCTGACATCATGCACTCTTACCCATTTTGTTGGAGATCCGGCACACCTCTCATCTACCGAGCCGTTCCATCTTGGTTCGTCAGGGTAGCCAACATATCAGATAAATTAGTCGCCAACAACGAAAAGACCAGATGGGTACCTGCCAGTGTCGGTGAAGGTCGATTCGGAGGATGGATCAGGAATGCTAGAGATTGGAACATTTCTAGAAATAGGTACTGGGGAACTCCTATCCCTCTCTGGGTCTCCGAGGATTACGAAGAG ATTGTCGCCGTTGGATCTATCGCTGAACTTGAACAACTCTCTGGTGTACCAAACATCACAGACTTGCACAGAGAAAGTATTGATAACATCACTATTCCTTCGAAACAAGGTAAAGGGACTCTCAGGAGAATCGAGGAAGTCTTCGATTGTTGGTTCGAGTCAGGATC TATGCCTTACGCTCAATCGCATTTCCCCTTCGAAAACAAGGAACgatttgaaaaatcttATCCTGCCGACTTCGTCTCCGAGGGTATCGACCAGACTCGAGGTTGGTTCTATACCTTACTGGTATTGGGTACCCACCTTTATGATACTGCTCCTTggaagaatttgattgtcACTGGTCTTGTACTCGCTTC TGACGGAAAGAAAATGTCCAAGAAGCTCAAGAACTACCCAGATCCGCTGGAAGTAGTCAACAAATACGGTGCCGATTGTGTCCGACTGTTCTTGGTCAACTCACCAGTTGTACGAGGAGACAATTTGCGATTCAGAGAGGAGGGTGTCCGAGAAATTTTGGCAAACGTCATTCTCAAATGGATCAACTCTCTAAACTTCTACATTGGTCAGGCTGAACTCTTCGAGCGAACCACTGGCGAGAAATTTGTCTACGACCATGATGCACCTAAATCATCCAATGTCATGGACAGATGGATTTTGGCGACTTGTCAAACCCTCATTCAGCATGTTGACACCGAGATGGGGG CTTACCGACTTTACACTGTCATTCCCCGTTTACTCGACTTCATTGCGGATCTGACAAATTGGTACATTAGATTCAACCGAGTGAGGTTGAAGGGAGCAGGTGGTGTTGACGACACCAAAGCAGCACTCAACACCCTTTACGAGGCTCTTTACACATTGTGTTTGACAATG TCTTCGTTCACCCCTTACACCAGTGAGATAGTATATCAAGCTCTTCGACCAACTTCACCTACACCTAAAGATTCTAAACAAGATGTACGATCTATTCATTTCCTTCCTTTCCCTACCGTTCGACAAGAATACTTTGATCCAGTTATTGAAAGACAAGTTCAACGTATGAGAGCGGTCATTGAACTCGGTAGATTAATCAGAGATAGAAAGACTTTACCCATTAAAACACCTTTGAAAGATCTTACTATTTTCCACCATGATCAAGAATACTTAGACGATGTTAAATCCTTAGAAACTTATATTTCAGCAGAATTAAATGTtgtcaatatcatttacacttgtgatgaagaaaaagttggAATTAAATATAGAGCATCAGCAGATTACCCAACATTAGGTAAAAAATTAAgaaaagatttatcaaaagttaaaaatgctataccaaatttatcaacagAAGAATgtaaattatatttaagtgaaaaaaaattattagtAAATGGagttgaattaattgaaggtgatttaaaTATAACAAGATTTGcaaaattattaaatgaagaaggtaaaattgataaatttgaatcagCAAGTGATAATGATGTAATTATTATActtgatattcaaaaaCATTCAGAATTAGAATCAATGGCATTATTAAGAATTTTAACTTCAAGAGTTAATaaattaagaaaagaagcaaatttaaaaccttctgataaaattaatttattttatgaaattgatttacaaaaagaaagtaatagtgaaaattctttaaatttagctataaatcaaaattcaaattatcttttaaaaaCTTTAGGtacaattccaattgaattaaatcaaaaaagtgataatgataataatgatattttaataactgaaaaaattataaaagacttagatgatttaaatgaaagtGATAGATATGTTTTAAGTTTATCTTTAGttcaataa